The proteins below come from a single Lineus longissimus chromosome 5, tnLinLong1.2, whole genome shotgun sequence genomic window:
- the LOC135488158 gene encoding uncharacterized protein LOC135488158 → MATGSSSRNHGSQACLVCLKDDGFQKVLTNCKHVFCCECLKKFLEALQDQEETFCCPTCEAPCPIYNGWLDDLLDYEGERGLNDEAAVVPQRATVNKTKSKTVSCHSCAFAKVLEIDAEYVCEECGNLHLCRDCTEVHGRNKATVDHVVISLKDKAEGSCRIHQKLINSYCSSCAQPCCHLCILFDHGDHNVKKIGEVFRTLVKDLAAVTEEQERRSGDLKKCGEQMRFLKGTEMTERKDILIRETEDHAERCIAHIVHQKEDLIKTIHSDYKVVTEVSGCLDRIPALVFLDTTVAKAKGILTKAETHPKDIRHLSAIKQDILDSGIKNEIDITSYWESYKKLYNNPVHFVTRDESNIDIGALEAKQPVTWDATQFKSVFEKSLVVDDDGEFIPCVTNLGFDYYAIAHPTVRGTPSSAIDIYQVPGELRQTFKEHVSPLYDMTATPGGQLAVLSDGTIEGACCVRLFDPEHGYIRSTKDFQIQSPLSFDINLRQEYVFLTNDEERKLTIFNEDGSLALTYVFDDATCFVKNACRTICSGVYIYVIGSNEVFAIFKQDEDTLALVTTSQGSMSSTYCLKDITVTAFDQITVISNYGSSCPYIGTYTLSDDTLSTVILRQVGLSASGPNTESRISVKDNYVVWSQGKTISVYKV, encoded by the coding sequence ATGGCGACCGGAAGTTCAAGTCGTAACCATGGTAGCCAGGCGTGTTTGGTCTGCTTGAAGGATGACGGTTTCCAGAAGGTTCTGACCAATTGCAAGCATGTTTTCTGCTGTGAGTGTTTGAAGAAATTCCTCGAGGCCCTGCAGGATCAAGAGGAGACATTTTGCTGCCCTACGTGCGAGGCGCCGTGTCCTATCTATAATGGTTGGCTTGATGACTTGCTTGATTACGAAGGTGAGAGGGGCCTGAATGACGAAGCTGCAGTAGTCCCACAGCGAGCAACTGTCAACAAGACGAAAAGTAAGACCGTCTCGTGTCACAGCTGTGCGTTCGCCAAGGTCCTCGAAATAGACGCCGAGTATGTGTGCGAGGAGTGTGGCAATTTGCACCTGTGTAGAGATTGTACAGAAGTTCATGGTCGAAATAAGGCCACCGTTGACCACGTTGTGATCTCTTTGAAGGACAAGGCTGAAGGCAGTTGTAGGATACACCAGAAGCTGATCAACAGTTACTGCAGTTCTTGTGCACAGCCGTGCTGTCATCTGTGCATCCTGTTCGACCACGGCGACCATAACGTCAAGAAGATCGGTGAAGTGTTCCGTACTCTCGTAAAGGACTTGGCCGCCGTCACAGAGGAGCAGGAGAGGAGGTCGGGAGACTTGAAGAAGTGTGGCGAGCAGATGAGGTTCCTCAAGGGGACGGAGATGACCGAGAGGAAGGATATCCTTATTCGTGAAACTGAAGACCACGCAGAGAGGTGTATTGCACATATCGTTCACCAGAAGGAGGATCTGATCAAAACGATTCACTCCGACTACAAGGTGGTCACAGAAGTCTCCGGATGTTTGGACAGGATCCCAGCGCTAGTTTTCCTTGATACCACTGTCGCCAAGGCAAAAGGAATCTTAACCAAGGCAGAAACCCACCCTAAGGACATACGGCACTTGTCAGCCATCAAACAAGATATCCTTGATTCAGGGATAAAGAACGAGATTGACATCACAAGCTACTGGGAGTCCTACAAGAAGCTCTACAACAATCCTGTCCATTTCGTCACCAGGGACGAGAGTAACATCGATATTGGAGCGTTAGAAGCCAAGCAGCCAGTCACATGGGATGCCACGCAATTCAAATCAGTGTTTGAAAAATCATTGGTtgttgatgacgatggtgaGTTCATTCCATGCGTGACCAATCTTGGTTTTGACTACTACGCCATTGCGCACCCAACCGTTCGCGGCACACCATCCAGTGCCATCGACATCTACCAAGTTCCTGGGGAGCTCCGCCAAACTTTCAAGGAACACGTCAGCCCGCTGTACGACATGACAGCGACGCCAGGCGGCCAGCTAGCTGTCCTATCTGATGGTACAATAGAGGGCGCGTGTTGTGTTCGACTCTTTGATCCAGAGCATGGATACATCAGATCTACCAAGGACTTCCAGATACAGAGTCCATTGTCCTTTGATATCAACCTACGCCAGGAATACGTCTTCCTGACTAACGATGAGGAGAGGAAGCTCACAATCTTCAATGAAGACGGCTCATTAGCGCTTACATACGTATTTGATGACGCCACCTGTTTTGTTAAAAATGCCTGCAGGACTATCTGCAGTGGAGTCTATATCTACGTCATCGGTTCGAATGAGGTGTTTGCCATCTTCAAACAAGATGAAGATACCTTGGCTCTCGTCACAACAAGTCAAGGTAGTATGTCGTCAACGTACTGTCTGAAGGACATCACCGTCACCGCCTTTGATCAAATCACCGTGATCAGTAATTACGGGAGTAGCTGTCCTTACATAGGAACCTATACCCTGAGCGATGATACGTTGTCCACCGTGATTCTGAGACAGGTCGGACTGTCAGCATCTGGACCGAATACAGAGTCCCGAATCTCTGTGAAGGATAACTATGTGGTGTGGTCGCAGGGAAAAACAATCTCAGTCTACAAAGTGTAA